GTGGGTCTGCGTAATGGATTCCTAACGGAGACCAACGATACAGAAAATCTAATCAATGATATTGCCAAAAAAAAACCAGATGTTGTTTTTGTAGCTATGGGCTCACCTAAACAAGAATTGTTAATGGAGCAAATGTATCAAAAGCACCCTGCTGTTTATCAAGGGTTGGGAGGTAGTTTTGATTTGTATATAGGTAACACCCATAGAGCGCCAAAATGGTGGTTACAACATAATATGGAGGGTGTTTATAGAACGCTTGTTGAACCTAGAAAACGAATAATGAGAGACATTCGATTGATCCCTTATTTTTTCAAATTATTAGCGAACAAGCTTTAACCCGGCATTAAAATTTCAAACATTTTATTCACCATACTAGAATATAAAAATGCAATATCTTGAAGAATGTGAAAATATAGGATTATGGAATAATTTTCTTGAAAAGGAGAAGAATAGCCAAATAATTACCATTGCTCATAATCCATGCTTAGGAGGTATACTCTCTAAGACATTTGGATATTCCTACAAGAATTATTTTATAAAAGATAAAGAGAAAACTATTGGCGTTTTGCCAACGGTAACAATAGGAAAAAAAATAATTTCCATGCCTCATTTTTCTTATGGTGGTCCAATTTTAAAAAATAGTTTTGACCAAAATGTTGAAGTCTCCTCTTTAATTAAAGATTCTAAATATGAGTTTAGGAGTTTTACAAAACTCTCAAAATTTACTAATGAAAAGAAGTTAACTTTTATAGTGTCACTAATAGAATCTGCCGATGAAATATTTAAGGGTTTTTCTTCAAGATTTAGAACAAAAATCAGAAAATCCAAGAAGTATGGTTTTACTATAAAAACTGGGGGTATTGATATTCTGGATGACTTTTATCTTTTATATTCAAAAAGAATGCTGCAGAAAGGATCACCACCACTTGGAAAATCGTTCTTTAAAAATTTATTGGAACATTATGAAAATGGTAAAGCTGAAATAACCACTGTGTACGATAAAGATAAACCTGTGGCAACCGGGTTTTGTTTATCATATCTAAATTTCAAAGAATTTTGTTGGGGAAGCACAGACCATGAGTATAACAGGCATAATGTAAATGCCTTACTTCTTTGGAATTTAATTAAAGGGTCTGCTTTAGATGGATATAAATACTTTTCATTAGGAAGATCAACTCGTGATAGTAATAATCATGGTTATAAATTACAATGGAATCCTATTGAATTGCCTTTGTATTTTAATTTGTCTGAAGCGTCCTCTGGGTCAATTAAAGATTTAGATTTTTTAACCAAAATCTGGAAACACCAGCCTTTAAAAACTTCTCAAATACTCGGGCATTACGTGTCTAAATATGTGTATTAAAAAAAATAAATAAAAGAATAATGAGAGGTATTAAGTTGATCTCTTGTAGCAAAACCTAATATTCAATTAATAACAACAACCCAAATTCGATTTAATGTTTTCATTTATAAAATGTGATAATGTACAAGTTTGGAATAATTTTCTTGAAAAGGAAAAGGCCAGCCAAATGGTAACCATTGCTCATAACCCATGTTTAGGAGGTATTCTTTCTAAAACATTTGGGTATTCAGCACAGAATTACCTCATTAAAAAAGAAGACGAAATAGTAGGTGTATTGCCAACCGTAACTATTGGCAACAAAATGGTATCAATGCCTCATTTTTCTTATGGCGGACCTATTTTAAAAGAACATTCCTTAGATAATTTTGATATGTCTTTATTTTTTAAGGACGGTAAGTATGAAGTACGAAGCTTTAATAAATTATCCAAACACTATAGTGAGGAAAAAATCAGCTGCATTTTAGAGCTTAAGCCTACTGAGGACGAAATGATCATGACCGTTCAAAAGAAATTGCGCCAAAAGATTAGAAAGGTTGCAAAGATGGACTTTAGAGTGGTTTCTGGTGGAGCCGAGTTGTTAGATGATTATTACAAGGCCTTTACGACGCGGATGTTAAAATTTGGTTCACCTCCATTAGGACGTCAATTCTTTAAAAATTTATTGGAAGAATACGAGAATGGAGATGTACAAATTACCATCATTTACGACGGGGATAAAATTATAACTGCCGGATTTTCCATTTCATATTTAGGATTTAATGAATTGTGCTGGTCGGGTACTGATGATGAGTATAACAAGCATAATGTAAATGCGTTGTTGTTCTGGGAAATGATTAAAACATCCATAGAAAAAGGCCATAGGTACTTTTCTTTTGGCAGGTCAACAAAAGAAAGCTCCCAACATTTTTTTAAAAAACTATGGAGCCCTATAGAGATGCCTATTTATTACAACTTATCCCAGGCGCCGGGAACTTCTATAAAAGACATGGAATTTTTAACGAAAATTTGGAAACACCAGCCATTAAAAACATCACAAATACTTGGGCACTACGTGTCTAAATACGTGTACTAAAAAAACCAAACAAAGAATGAATATTTTAACGTTCGACATAGAAGAATGGTTTCATTTGTTAGATCACCCAACGACTAAAACGGAGCAGCAGTGGTGTACTTACGAATCTCGTATTCACAAGAATATGGAAACCATATTTGGTATTCTTGAAAGGCAACAAGTTTCTGCATCATTTTTTGTTGTGGGGTGGATTGCCGAAAAATATCCCGAAATAGTTAGAAAAATACA
The genomic region above belongs to Maribacter hydrothermalis and contains:
- a CDS encoding GNAT family N-acetyltransferase, which gives rise to MFSFIKCDNVQVWNNFLEKEKASQMVTIAHNPCLGGILSKTFGYSAQNYLIKKEDEIVGVLPTVTIGNKMVSMPHFSYGGPILKEHSLDNFDMSLFFKDGKYEVRSFNKLSKHYSEEKISCILELKPTEDEMIMTVQKKLRQKIRKVAKMDFRVVSGGAELLDDYYKAFTTRMLKFGSPPLGRQFFKNLLEEYENGDVQITIIYDGDKIITAGFSISYLGFNELCWSGTDDEYNKHNVNALLFWEMIKTSIEKGHRYFSFGRSTKESSQHFFKKLWSPIEMPIYYNLSQAPGTSIKDMEFLTKIWKHQPLKTSQILGHYVSKYVY
- a CDS encoding GNAT family N-acetyltransferase, coding for MQYLEECENIGLWNNFLEKEKNSQIITIAHNPCLGGILSKTFGYSYKNYFIKDKEKTIGVLPTVTIGKKIISMPHFSYGGPILKNSFDQNVEVSSLIKDSKYEFRSFTKLSKFTNEKKLTFIVSLIESADEIFKGFSSRFRTKIRKSKKYGFTIKTGGIDILDDFYLLYSKRMLQKGSPPLGKSFFKNLLEHYENGKAEITTVYDKDKPVATGFCLSYLNFKEFCWGSTDHEYNRHNVNALLLWNLIKGSALDGYKYFSLGRSTRDSNNHGYKLQWNPIELPLYFNLSEASSGSIKDLDFLTKIWKHQPLKTSQILGHYVSKYVY